The sequence gattttcgaacatgaataacttttgaaatcctatggggtaatggaatattggccCCTCgtcgtattatggacactcccttgaaggttttaaagtttaattttggtttgggtaacgcggatttcgaccgtggcacactatgaaattctcgaaatcgtaacacgaaaatgtcaacaaaaaatgatgaaagtagattttcaaacatgaataactttttaaatcctatggggtaatggaatatttgcccctctaaGTATTATCGACACTCCCCTGaaagttttaaagttgaatttttgtttgggtaacgtggatttcgaccgtggcacactatgaaaatcttgaaatggtaacacgaaaatttcaacaaaaaattgtgaaagtagattttcgaaCATggataacttttgaaatcctatggggttatggaatatttgcccctcgTCGTATTATgaacactcccttgaaggttttaaagtttaattttggtttgggtaacgcggatttcaaccgtggcacactatgaaaatcttgaaatgtaaaagaaatgatgaaaatagattttcaaacatgaatagcctttgaaatcctatggggtaatggaatatttgcccctctacgtattatggacactcctttgaaggttttaaagttgaattttcgtttgggttacgcggatttcgaccgtggcacactatgaaaatcttgaaatggtaacacaaaaatttcaacaaaaaatgatgaaagtagattttcgaacatgaataacttttaaaatcctatggggtaatggaatattggccCCTCGttgtattatggacactccgctgaaggatttaaagttaaattttcgtttaggtaacgcggatttccaccgtggcacactatgaaaatcttgaaatcgtaacacgaaaatgtcaacaaaaaattatgaaagtagattttcaatataatagaatttcaattgtattttttttagagtGAACAACTGAACAACAATATACACCAACTAGCTAGTAGTAGCTATACAGTTCGGGCTCTTTTGCTAGCCGGGTCAATCATGAAAAAGGActctcaaacaaaaattaactaaaaataaagtagACTTAGAAGGAGATTGAGAGAAAAATTAGGTTATCACCAAGTGATTAGCGAATCCACTGTTAGGTACAACAATGAGGTAAAAATTAGTTatcgagaagaaaagaatattttaaaagtgaaatggttggttttcccataagtCGCTGTAGACGCTTAACACAGATTGGACACAAATTGGATTTGGCATATTTACGGAAAATGCGCAACACAGGATGTCCAACTGCTCCGTCCCGGTTTTAGGGTAAAAGTAGTCCAGCCAGAGCCATTTACTATGGTTACGGCTCTCAACGTTAATGGCTTCCATATGCTTTTGGTGTCGTCTTGAATTCCTATCATCCATCACTGCCACCTGGTGGGTGTGTAACAACACTACGTGCCAGGCGCCACCTTACTaccatttgaaatttctaaGTTCTAACAATACGTTGTGGGAAACTATTGCTTTACTACTTAGTCTTTATAGGTTTGGGCTTGGATTACTGTCTTAATTGGTTTCCTCTCAATATTTTGCAAGCTAATTAAATTTaggtaaaattacaaaaaaaaaaggtattgcCTTCGCTAGGATCGAATCTACGATCTTCGACTCCGCACCTTGCCGCTCTAACCACTAGGCTACTTCCTATAATCTTAATTAAATCAAGTGCATTTTGTTACAATGGGTTCGTAAGATTTTGATGATTTCGCCGTTTTCTGTAATAAGTGGAGACTATCGCCGCTAGTGGCGGGACCACTTGATAGGAATCGAGGGGGCGGAATAGAGTTTGAAGGAGGCATGTCCGTAGAGGACCCATCAAGACGACGCCATCTCCGAGagaatccatatataataaaagaacaagcttttgggggaggggcttattcatgtcacggacatttttgggggaggagcctgtgtctgtgtcaacaatgtgtcaacacaggctcctcccccaaaagcttttatggaacatgcccaaacatgcccaaacaaatcaccaccagatgtcgtcgccgtgatgacgcaatctttgatgacgcaacaattagcatcaccaccagatgtctatagcatctccgtgatgacgaaatcttcaagtaccgggcagatttcccacgataaattctattacgggcagatgattaagctacagaaaagcgaatagcaaaagggtctgactttacgctagaccaaagttccccggatttgaacggggctcaggttactcgtcttCCGCCATAAGAGACGCGTAACTAGGGCTGTGACCCGGACGTTTTTTAGCGGgtttttttaatgggttttttagatgggtttttcttcttccgcgggtTGGAGCGGGTTGGGCCAACAGAGTAAATGGGTTCGGACCGGGCCGACCCATGggtcaaaaaattttaccgGCCGGGTAACGGCCCGGGTAAaaaatcgggtcaaacacactttttttttacaaacttaaaaagattccctaaatttcttaattttcttcttcttccaacagtgaCACGTCAATTCTGTCTTCTGAACACCCCTGAACGCCCTTTTCTACCACTTATCCTACTTTTCATGCTACGAAATTATCGTAGAGCATTTGGCGGCAATATTTTTAGGTCTTTCTTGAGGCCGCAGGCATAGAGAATAAAGAgctgactactagatggcgccaccgctCGGGTTGGCCCGCGGACCCGGGGGTTCAACCCGTCGCCcgccccgttaaaaaaaatgcctcggtgggtcgagtcgggttgggtttttttcaTTCAGCCCGGGCGTTGGCCCGGGTTTTCAtcgcccgggccacagccctacgCGTAACCATAGTAAATGTAAATGGCTCTGGTCCAGCCGTGCGCACTCAAAGAAGAGGCTTGGTGCATAAAAGAGTTGCTGTCTgcttgaaattgaaatcacGTTCAGTTCACGACGCACGAGAGCTCTCCTTTtcggcttgttttttttatcactccgtgaaaatttaaaaggaaTCTTACAGAATAAGTGCTGTTTTTGATAATTTAAATGGCCGAAGAAGAGACTAAAAttgaaagttttgtttttaaacctATCGGTAAGtgaacaaaatttggtgaaaaAATTGTCATACTGAGGAGTTACTTCTACTTCATCATTGCATTTATATTTTAGGGTACGCTTCTACCtggtttaaatttaaaaacgcaACTCCTCGACAACCTTCTGTCTCTTCTTTGACGAGAggtttcattaaaatatcaaCTGAAATATTTAGTCAGCCTCATCATTCACTAAAAAACCTTAATCAGTTCTCCCATgtctggtaatttttttttatataaataacCTGTAGCTATTAGTTGCAACTGGAATAACTAATATTCTGTTcaggattttgtttttatttcacaagAATGGCCGGCCATTTACGAAAACAATGGTAGCTCCTCCCCGACTTGGTGGTGCAAGAGTTGGCCTCTTCTCAACTAGGTAGGTAATTAAGTTTGAGAACATTGAATCTGTGTTTGAACCTGTTCATCTTTTAGGTCACCTCACAGACCAAATCCTATTGGACTTACTCTGGCCAAAATAGAGAAAGTTGAAGGGGATACTGTTCATCTCTGTGGCTTAGATCTCTTGGATGGAACACCAATCATAGATATTAAACCATACATCCCTTCTTATGACTACCCACAAGACAATGATCAGACAGATTCTGTGACCACTGAAGCAATAGATTCAGCCACCACTGCAGTGTCTGAATCAACTGATGCAATTGATGATCCAACTTACTGTGGTCCAAATCCACCCACAACTGTATCGAACCCTGAATGGATCACATTAGGcggtcaagaaaaaacgttaaATGTAGCTTTTACTCAAGACGCGCTGTCTCAAATCCGGAAATTTTCCCCTGATGCGGAAGATCCTGCATACCGTCTGTCATTTCTTAAATCACCAGTGGAAGCACAAAAAGCtattgaagacattttgagGGAGGATCCCAGATCAATATACAGGAAGATGAAGGGTCAAGATCTGTTATACTTCTGTGTAGTCGATTGTATGCATGTTACAACCTGGTTTGACGAATGCATAAAAAAATGCGAAGTTTTAAGGGTCATGCCTTACACAACAAGAAAAGCAATGAAcgaagcaaacaaaaaacaacaatgggATAATAATCTGGCAAAGATCGAAGATAAAATGAAGGAAGTGATGTAATATGAGTTAATAATACGAAATAAACGGTGCAACACTACTTTGGGGGACAATACATTTAAACTAATTTAAGCACCACAAACAACGACAGGTGAGACACGATTAGTAATAGGCCCGGCGCGGATTGTTGAGAGGGTTGGGTCGAAAACGGTAAGCTAACATCATTCTTTTGCGATACGCGTCGTATTCATTATCATTACTCGTCAAGTCTTCCGGTTTAATCGCTCCCAAACCTTGCGCCTCGTTTCGTCTGGTTGCGTTAACAGGCGTTGTGATACCGGATCCACCAATTCCGAGACCTTCTCCTTCTGTCCAACCaaactttttcaacatttgaTAGCCAACGTTGTCTTCAGCAATCTTGAACTCCTTGTAATCAGATTCGTCAACGGTTCGTCCCTCTTGCACGGCTTGGAATTTTTCCATAAACTTGGCCAACTCTTCCGGCGGAAGAAAATCACTGTTTACGACAAAAACTCGgttaaaataaacttaatCTTCTTAGAAATTTGATAGCCATTACCCAAGGTGATGTTTTCCTCGACCACATTCAGTTAACTGGTCAGCCcgatcttttgttttctccattTCAGCCTTACGTCTTTTATGTTCCCAAGTTCCTCCTTCAGTTTCTTCATCACTGTCGTACTCGTATCGGACTTTTCCCACCTGAGCAAGTCTGTCTCTTTCTTGCTTCTTCTTTAACATCTCTTGATAAACGTATTGCATCTATTACGAACAAAGTAACAGATTAAAATATCAAAGGcttaattcaatcaaaaaattataCTTTCACTTGGTCCAAACATTGCTTCCATTGGTCTTCCGTCAAATCAGTCGTCCCGAATACCCTCACAGCATAGGTGAGGATTTGTGGGTCGGCGGAAGTGATGCGAGACAGAAATGAGCTGCGTCCCAAGACGGTTTGATTGGTTGTGGATGGACCATCAAAACCCATATGCACATTTGAGAACGGTACAGGATTAATAGTTGGAGGTTCAATCTTCACTTCTTGAGGCCCCCAACGGCTCTGTCTTTTCCGTTCCCTCTCCTTTAGTTTACTTGAATTATCTGAGTCGTCAGgttcttctttgaatttgcGTCTTAGTCCGCTATTGAGTGGTTAGAATTTATTAGTTCATAATTaggtaaaataatttcttaatttattcaaGTGATGTGTTTCTCGGCAAATCAAGAAAACCTTTGAGAGAAATTCCCCGAGTCCTCGGACGAGTTCGACGGCCCTTGATGATGGTAGTCTAATTGAGAAACTAGGAAACCCATGAGTACTGCTCTGGTGTAGTGATCCCAGTCCAGCACTTTTGCTCCCATTCCCAAATGCAAGTGCTACACTCACCCTTGTTGAAGAATGTAAGgtcatcttcatcttcacaTGGTCTTGAAGGAGAGTAGGGGGATGGTGATCGGTTTTCTTCCTTTGTCTCCTCTTTGATATTCATTGGGGGTGGAGCGCTGAGATATGATGGTGGGGGTGGATGTTGGGTGTAGTATGGATTGGGTAGCGAATGTGGTGGTGGGACCGACACATCAATAGGAGGAGGACAAGAATAATCAGCTTGCAAACTCTGTGAAGCACCACCATGTTGAACATCACATTTTGCATTTTGCTGCTGcatttgtctgaatttttcaaGAAAGCTTCCATCATTCTTGAATGGTAATACTGGTGCTTTTGGTGGTAGCCTtgagagaaaattgaaaatgttttaacacaattttacaaacaattttgtaaataaaattactgCACGGCTTCTTCTTGTCCGTTTGGGATGACTTCCTGTACTTCTATTTTCGGTTCTACTTTTACTTCTTTCTGGGGTAGCTGTTGTTGAGCTAGcttttcttcaatttccttctttttttgagcAATCAGGGCAGCCTGAGAATTCATAAACTGCAACCTTTGCTCTCGAGCATTTTTTCTAACGTTCTTAAAATTTCCAGATCCTCTAGGTGAAGACATTTTTTAGGGCAGAAACGCCAACAACAGAGAGACAAGTTTAGCTTTAGATTTTTTAGCTTCCAATAAAATAATGCAAACAAATCCATCTACACTAAACAGCATCTGGGTTGACTGGGAGTCTGGACCAGGTAAACGAATGTAACAAATGAGCGGATTATCCGCACTcaaaatcttgaaatttctattaaatgaacaaatttttaattaatgtgatactgatttttaaaaaatccttttaaatcagttttgaattcattaaaaaatgtgagAAACACATCGACGTCTTCGTCTTGCTGTTTAGAAACACTTCATGTCTTTATCCTGTCTGCTAACTTATTTGAAGTTTTGAACGGAGTtatcaaaatatcaaatatctaacctttttgtttcttatttgtgTTTATCATTATGGCTGAAAACAATTTCGTGTTGTTCAAGCGGGATGACCAAGTATATATTTGTCTCATTCTAATAAATTTAAGTTTCTGTAGTTCCATAATGAAGTTTGTTTGTGATGGTTTAGGATCAAGACTCTAACGAGGATGCATGGGATGATACGGCATTAATACAAGCATACGATCGAGCAGTCAACTTAGCGAAGGAGAAGGTAGCCTCTCAATTGAGTCTCGAAGAGGAAGCCCCAGAAAGCACTTCATCTGATGTtccagaagaagaacaagctGTATCACCATCAAAAGCGTCAAAGAAGGGAAGTTGGAAAGTTGGAGACCATGTTCGTTCAGTTTACTCTGAGGATGGTGTTGAATATGAAGCCATCATCAAGAAAATCAAGCAGCCTAATTCAACATGTCTCGTCAGATATCTTGGTTTGTATATAATGAAACATAGTTAGAAATAATTATTGATGCTaaacagtttctttttcttcaaaatgttGATACTATTAACTCCAGGCTATGACAATGAGGAAGTTGTATTCATCAAGGATTTGAAACCTTCATCTGGTCTTGCTGCTAGAAATCAACaaattgttgctgctggtgaaGTTGCACCTGAAAGTTCCAGTGACATGGAATGTGAAGGATTTCAGTCTCCCTCTAAGCCTGTACCTATTGCTGGATTGGATTGGCAACCTGTCAGACCAGAACCTCTGATACCAAATTTCTCTGTGCCAAATCACAGCTTGTCTTCCATTCCACCACCTCCAGCTCCAAGTGCCTGGCCCGCTCATGGTACTGCAGAAATGGATTCTGATTCTCTCTACTCCATGCTGATGTCGTGGTACATGGCTGGCTACCACACAGGTAAAGTCTAATTTTCAACTTAATATTCAATCTTGTTATTTAACTTCTTTACCAGGATATTACCAAGGGGTCCAGCAaaggaacaaaagaaaagcaaacaaTACTGGTACATCATGAATTGTAAAATAAGGAGGTAAAATACAATGCGTATTTGCGTATCGAattatcaaaatttaatttgtttttgtcacctttaataatttgttatctattcttcttttactCGTCTCATTTGCGCCAATGAAGATGAGTTGAGAAAGGACTTAAATATAGAAAGACACTTGATATCTAAATCCCGGCAATATTCTCGTCCACTACTTTGTTGGCTGTGTGCGAGTGACAGGCCATTTGTCTTTTGCGGCGGTGCATAATAACAAAAGAGGTGGGGCAAGGGATGAGGGGAGTCTCTCTTTCTTCGCGTAATTGTCCCCTGAGAAAGATGAATAGCGCCGTCTATGGCTTGCAACCTGGGTCCTTTCCTCAACAGAATATGCTATACGCGTATGTCGGGGATAAGCTCTCCCTGGGTTTTGCCAAAGTGAATCGACTAATTCACTCTATAAAATAGCCGGAGATGCGCCCAGCACTATAGTCTCCTTCCTTTCCGTATATATATCCGCAGTGTTGTTGTGATGGCTGAGCCAAATATCGTTAAAAAATTGTCCACAGCAGCTTttccatatatatatacgacgGCCGCTTGTGTCTAAGATGGATGACTTGAGAAATTCGTCTCgagggagaagaaaagagaaccaAAGGCGTTtccatcactttttttttgttatcttttcATTCCTGCAAATCGGATTACACACGGACGCGCACGCGGTTGATGAGAAACACACAAGTCGAGCTTTCAgtgttattatatatatacacggGGAGAAAAGGAGGAGAGGGGGGCATACGCACACTCACGAGGAGAGAGTCTCAAGCAACGTCGATCGATCAGAAAAGGAATGAAGGatattataaatatatacgtaagtttttaaaaagtatggAGATGAAATAACGAGATTATTGGGTTTGTCAAAGAGATGAGGGAGAAACGATAACACACATTGCGGGGGGGAGAGGGGCAATAATAACATACGTACACACGTGGATGTTTGTATATGCAATAGATGAATCGAGATGTTGACTGTATATTATGTATACGGTGCGTCCCAAAACACGTCGGTTGttggttttctattttctgcGTAGTCTATAGCGTCGGCAAgttattgaattattattcaacCAATCGCGGTGTGACAAGGGACACTGGTGGTTAGATCTTCTTTTGAACAGGTAAATCTAGAGCCATCTTTCCCCGACAATATAACCTCTATTGAAGACAAATCTAACATGATCATGAGCGCATTTCGTCGCCCAAACTTGTGATGATGCCCGATCCGTTCGTTAATTCAATTAGTTTGTATATTAAttacatttgttattttgtttcaaattattcTTTGAGACGATTCGAATAATATAAGTGAAAggaataaattattaaagGAGCATAACGACtaagaagaaggaaacgaCGGCGACGAGGTAATAATAGGTCCGCTGGAGTCGAACAGCTGCGCCGCTGCTGCGGATGATGGACATCTTATTCTGAGTCGGCGATtggacgttgttgttgttgttgttggaacgGCGGCTACTCGCACCAGCCGGCTGTGTGCCTCTGCCAAAAGAATAATGCGTGGCCGTTGTCACTTCCAGTGACGTATTGTCGGCGTCGTCGACAGTGTCCGGCTCCTCGCCAATTTCTTCGTCGTGATCCGACCATCGCCCCAGCGGTTTTTCCTCCTCCACTCTTTTGGTGGCTGCgcaagaggagagaaaatacATAGAAAATATTCAACGTCTGCTGGTATAGGATaacaataagaagaagaagacttgcCATAGACGGTGATGGTGCCCTCGGAATCTCCGATCGAATTCTTTGAACAGCACTTGTAGCCACCCTCGTCAGCACTTGACGAGAGCCTCAAGTGGAGCCGTAAGCGGGTCGTGTACGTATTGACATCAATCTCCTCCATGCGGTACTTGTCGTTGGGTATAATAATCtcgcctgtgtgtgtgtgtgtgcgtcagGTGaatgggagaaaaacaatgctTTGCATTATATAAGGCAAGAACACAATCGATCCCCATTCGATTATTTCCCCCCGGCTCTCTTCACCGCGCGCAGACAATCATCatcaaaattcgaaaaaaaaagctcagaAAAACGCACGAAATTGAATTTCCCGGTCCTTTGACTTGCGTCTATATACGCGGCTTTTGTTTCTCAATTCCCATCAATCAATAACTCAGACTTTCCATTTCGTCTTCCCACTCTTTCAATATGTGATTCGCCCGTGCTTTAGTTAGACTTGTACTTGGGGGGAGCAAAATCAAATCGacccaaagagaaaaaaaaagaaataaaaaaagaaacatcgtCTCGTTTTCTTTAGTCAAATGGGTGTGAAAAGGCAATCGAGGGTGTATCTATGTGTGTAACCACCAAGAGTCATTTGATTTTCCTCTGGGCGCTACATGATCACTGGAGACTGGAAATATAGGGCGGCGAATAAAGCAAAAAGATGCGCCTCTGGTGTTGTGTGATGACATTATCGTTGCCTCGAAGAATGCCGGAATGAGCGGCTGCCGAGTCGCTCCAGCTGAAAGGGAAGCGAAACCCGTTGAAGCGACAAAGTGGCGACGGGGCGGTTGAGACgcgcagcagagagagagagagtctataaCGATTGATCGAATCTGTCGGCGACAACCAACGCGGAAAACGTCAACTGCACTCAACTATATAGACGCACACGGCACGCGTCACcaagttgaaagaaaagacaacacgaaaacaaaagaggatcGCGTCGACGACGAAAACGAATAATGGAAACAAGtaaataaaaccaaacaaaagtgGATGTCAAAGAGCAACAATCCGAATCATTGTCATTCATGTAGAATCTCCACATGATGGGatttccatttccttttttcacttttctatAGACGAAAAGGTGTGAGAGTTGATCCGATTTCCCTGTGATGCCTATAGAGCTGCTTTTCCCAGTGTTCTAGGATTATAAAGGCACTTGCCCGTCACGTAACCTCCCACACGTCAGTCATACCGGGGGCCTATACGTAATATTAAACGGGCCAAAGGCTATACCGTTTGGAAATTGACTGCACACCGGATAGAGTGCCAAATCAACCATTCACAGAGAGTGAAATGATTGCGGCCTCGGCTGTCGCTCGCACAAACTCGGCCATCAAGGAAGAGAAAGGCTGTCAACACGTAACTACACGTTGGTGGCGCAACAACTTGGTCATTTACAGGCCCACCGGCCCTTGTTAGGAGGCAGGAAATTTGAGAGAAGCATAAAGGATGGATGATGGATGATTACCGCTCTCTCTGGCCCAGTAGTTGATGGGCTTTGGCGAAGCTTCCACCATGCAGTCCAAAGTGATGTTGGAGCCGAGTGGTCCGCCTACCAGCTGATTGTGAACTTGAATGATCGGGTAGACTGTTGTAGTATATTGCCCGGCCATCAGTTGTGCGAAGTCCACCAAAGTTGAAATGTCATTCAAAATGTCAGAGGGGGGTAATCCAAAATTtagtctcttttttattttttgattagcgcaggaaacaaaaatggaaaactcaCAGTGAACGTTGACGACGATCCTCCGGCTGACGGACGGTGGGACGTTATTACTCGCAACTATGCAGAGGAGTAAAACAAAGCGATGACGAACTCAATTATGATTGCGACCCAACTCTATAAAACATGAAACTTACTGCACAAATACGCTCCCATTTCGGACCTTGTTATCTTGTGGAATGTCAGCACTTCGCCCTCGAATATTggaactgtcatttttaaaaatgtaaatatcatcatcatctattATATAAACAGCAAAATTCGGAGTGCTTTGAAATTAAACTAATAAgaaacctttttgtttttggaggGATCCGCTGCGGATGACAATGTCCTGGCCGTCTTCGCGTCTCCAAGTGACTCGAGGTTGCGGGAATCCTCTGACCTTGCACGAAAGACGGGCCATTCCTCCTTCGGGTATCAGCACTTCTCCTCCGCCTTCTTCGTTCAGTATGTCCGGCGGGATGACCACTTCCAGGGAGGCCGTCTATATATccgccaaagaaaagaaaagaaaagaaaaccaaaattccTTATCcgcttttctcttattccccTGGTGCTGCTGTTATTTGCGTCACAGCAGAGAAACTGTgaatgtcttttttcatccTCTTTGCACAGGCGCGAGATATTACGGAAGGGGGGGCCGGAATAAAAGGCCAAAAGATTTGACAAGGTGGTTGCACACTCGGCGAAGAATTAATGGCCACCTCTTTTCTATGTTTCGTTGCTtggcctttttcctttcttttgttaCGAGCCACTTTCCATGTACGCTTGACGGCATCCATCAGGCGCATTCCTTCCGTCTGCCGTTGAAGAGGCCGTTTCTCTCGTCTGCGACATTGAACATAACATGTACCAGAAAACCAAGCGAGTTGTGCAGCTTGGCCCATATTATTTCAACTCTACCAGGGCTCAAATATTTTCAACGTGTAGTATAAAAGATGCGTCGCCCACATTTGAACGCCGCATTTCCCTTTGGTCGCTTGCACaaacccattctcttatttctctatcCGTTCAACCGCACCCCCACCGCACCACCCTCCTCTTTAAGCGACGATCCAGCAAATCTTTTTCCCTCGGCCATTgaatatataaaagaagagaaaaaaaaacccaaataaaaagatgataataaataaaaacaaacgatATACTGCACTGGAATGGTTCCTTTCATCGCAAATCACGTTCACAGATGATTTGACTCCAGCTTTGATGGTCTCAacatattttaaacaaacaattcgtCGAGTTTCTACTTTTCCTCCGGCCACAATTGCTCAAAAAGTACAATGGAGATCGTACAACGACATTTtggagaaatacaaaaaatttgacaatttaaATCATTCGAAATTGGATTTATACCTGACTGAGCATTGGATCCGAGTTGATTTGGCACATGTAAACGCCTCGATCTGAGCGGTGAACGTCTCTGATGTGCAACGTCCACGTGTGCAAGTCGCTGTGGAGGACCGACAACCGGGCGTTGTTGGTCAAAACTCGGTCGTGCATGGCCAAAATGCCTTTATCGTCGGCCTTGATCCAGGCCACCTATATATTTGTACCAGACAGATGATGaagttgtttgtttcaaattgttgcgCTCAGATCAAAACAACATTCCCTCGATGTGATATGCATAAATAAAGAACGaaaggaacaagaagaagaagaaaaaaggagatggaAATCAAAAAGACAACATCCTGGCCAACCAAAAACATCCAATTATAACTAACGATCGTTTTcagtttctctccttttttgttcctATTCTTTCAGATATATACGTTCGCAATTTTTTCTAATcaactttttccccttttgattccatcaattgttttttctgtctctctctttcatctatttcctttttgtgttTCATCTTTTGATATATATCGTCGTACTATCTAAACCCTGGAAAGAAACAAGACTCTGCCAGAAATATGTACCTACAAGTCAACATGCagagagaaatcaaaagagaTGATTTGTGCCTGCATCAACGGCGCTTTGCGTACTACTACTCGCTTAACGGTTGTGGCGCTTATTACCCGATGCGGTCCAATGTTGAGAACGACGCAGGTGAAGGAAGCATCTCTGCCTTTGATGACCGTTATGTTCTCCATCGTCGACCCGAAGCTCGGCGCcggcatgttgttgttgttgttgttgtggtggtgCTGGCCGTCGATTCCTGTCAAACACATGTTTGAGCGACATTATAATTTCCCCGCGTTGCATATATACAAGACTCTCGAGCGGCTTGACTCAATTTTCCCGTGTACGTCTGGGTTCTTCAAAAGTCTTTTATGTCTTGCATCGTGAGCCACCGCGGGATATTGGATAAGCCAGTTAAAGAAGACCGTACTATCGTgtaagacaacaacaacatcagctatgattttttccttgttggaGAAGAAATCGAATGGTGTGATGGGATTTGGGAGGGAAAAGAGCGGGATGTTGGTGGTAGACATGAAAAGTTGTCGTGCTATTATGTCAAA is a genomic window of Daphnia pulicaria isolate SC F1-1A chromosome 2, SC_F0-13Bv2, whole genome shotgun sequence containing:
- the LOC124327170 gene encoding lachesin-like, whose protein sequence is MAIEMTPTTCFWIFSFLLALLTGIDGQHHHNNNNNNMPAPSFGSTMENITVIKGRDASFTCVVLNIGPHRVAWIKADDKGILAMHDRVLTNNARLSVLHSDLHTWTLHIRDVHRSDRGVYMCQINSDPMLSQTASLEVVIPPDILNEEGGGEVLIPEGGMARLSCKVRGFPQPRVTWRREDGQDIVIRSGSLQKQKVPIFEGEVLTFHKITRSEMGAYLCIASNNVPPSVSRRIVVNVHFYPIIQVHNQLVGGPLGSNITLDCMVEASPKPINYWARESGEIIIPNDKYRMEEIDVNTYTTRLRLHLRLSSSADEGGYKCCSKNSIGDSEGTITVYATKRVEEEKPLGRWSDHDEEIGEEPDTVDDADNTSLEVTTATHYSFGRGTQPAGASSRRSNNNNNNVQSPTQNKMSIIRSSGAAVRLQRTYYYLVAVVSFFLVVMLL